Part of the Armatimonadota bacterium genome is shown below.
AACCCAGAAGTTGCCGATCTCCTCTACCGACTGGCGTGAAAGCGCTCTGATGAAAGCAATAGCCAGAGCCAAACCCACACCAGCGGAGATGAAGTTCTGCCAGGTAAGCCCGATCATCTGCGTGAAATAGGTTGCGGCGCTCTCACCCGAGTATGCCTGCCAGTTGGTGTTGGTCACGAAGCTTACGGCTGTATTAAAGGCAAGGTACGGGTTCATCGCCGGAGCGTGAGCCGCGTTCCAGGGATGAATGCTCTGGAGTCGAAGTATGACGTATAGAACGAGCACACACACCATGCTGAAGATCAGCATTGTGGACGTATATGTCGTCCATTTCATCTCGCGGTCCGGATCGACTCCGCACACTCTGTATACCGCACTTTCGATGGGTCGCAGCACAGGGTCGAGCAGTGTCTTCTCGCGCTTGAACACTCGGGCTATATATGTCCCCATAGGTTTCGTAAGCGCCAGGAGGGCGACTACAAACACCGCTATCTGCGCTATTCCAATCCAGATCATCTCATGTCACAGCCTTTCCGGCTGAAGAAGACAGAAAAGTAGATAGACCAACAGTCCTGCCGAGATTGCTCCAACGATGACGTAATCCATACTCATTTCCGACCTCCTACAACCTCTCCGCTGCTCTTACATAAAGCAGGCTTATCCAGAAAAACACCAATACGATTGCAGCATAAGCGATATCAAGCATCTCGTCGCTCCTTATTGTCATCGACCACCGAGTATTTTTGTCTTTGTCCCATCTGGCTTGGCTTCCAGTCTTCCATGTATTCCAGACTGCTCCAATAAAGCATCTGACACCATGTATATAACTTCACAGCCACTATGAAAGCCACCAAGGCAAGTAATCCATACCATGCATCCATCGGAAGACCTCCCGAGCCCGGCCAATCGAAGCTTTGCTCATTCATTACTAGTCTACCGATGGAGGTATAAATGAGTTATAAACCAGGTAAGGGGGCTTGTTAAACTTTTGTATACCTGATGATTTTAAGAGGCGGCGAAAC
Proteins encoded:
- the kdpF gene encoding K(+)-transporting ATPase subunit F, with amino-acid sequence MSMDYVIVGAISAGLLVYLLFCLLQPERL